The Bradyrhizobium sp. WBAH42 genome includes a window with the following:
- a CDS encoding GFA family protein, translating into MPIEASCHCGETVFEVTEGPSSVTRCTCTLCAKRGALWAYYKPAQFRLLSPPENVATYLWGSRTVKHHFCATCGCGTYSESPDWSTGKPDFDNPKVAVNARLFDDFDLEAVPVNVIDGRNLW; encoded by the coding sequence ATGCCGATCGAGGCAAGCTGTCATTGCGGTGAGACGGTGTTCGAGGTGACGGAGGGGCCTTCGAGCGTGACGCGCTGCACCTGCACGCTCTGCGCCAAGCGCGGCGCGCTGTGGGCCTATTACAAGCCGGCGCAGTTCCGATTGCTGTCGCCGCCGGAGAACGTGGCGACCTATCTCTGGGGCAGCCGCACCGTCAAACACCATTTTTGCGCGACTTGTGGCTGCGGCACCTATTCGGAGTCGCCGGACTGGTCGACCGGCAAGCCCGATTTCGACAATCCCAAGGTTGCCGTCAACGCGCGCCTGTTCGACGATTTCGATCTGGAGGCCGTGCCGGTGAACGTGATCGACGGCAGGAATTTGTGGTGA
- a CDS encoding exodeoxyribonuclease III — MKIATFNINNINRRLPNLLAWLRAAKPDVVALQELKASDGEFPAAAIEKVGYGAVWRGQKTWNGVAILARNAEPVLTRDRLPGKPADLEARYIEAAVRGVIVTSIYLPNGNPQPGPKFDYKLDWFARLRRHAKTFIKQDLPVVLAGDYNVAPTEIDIYPTRSWDKDALIQPKSRAAFAALVEQGWCDAIRELHPDKRIYTFWDYMRNRWPRDAGLRLDHLLLSPALAPRLAKAGVDKKIRGEDGASDHAPTWVVLR; from the coding sequence ATGAAGATCGCGACATTCAACATCAACAACATCAACCGCCGCCTGCCCAATCTGTTGGCATGGCTGCGCGCGGCGAAGCCCGATGTCGTCGCGCTTCAGGAGTTGAAGGCAAGTGATGGCGAATTTCCGGCGGCCGCCATCGAAAAGGTCGGCTATGGCGCGGTGTGGCGTGGACAAAAGACATGGAACGGCGTTGCCATCCTCGCCCGCAACGCCGAGCCTGTGCTGACGCGCGACCGGTTGCCGGGAAAGCCCGCCGATCTCGAAGCGCGCTACATCGAGGCCGCCGTGCGCGGCGTCATCGTCACCAGCATCTACCTGCCCAACGGCAATCCGCAGCCGGGGCCGAAATTCGATTACAAGCTCGACTGGTTCGCGCGGCTGCGGCGCCACGCCAAGACCTTCATCAAGCAGGACCTGCCGGTGGTGCTCGCCGGCGACTACAACGTCGCGCCCACGGAGATCGACATCTATCCGACGCGCTCATGGGACAAGGATGCGCTGATCCAGCCGAAGAGCCGCGCGGCCTTTGCCGCGCTGGTCGAGCAAGGCTGGTGCGACGCGATCCGCGAATTGCATCCTGACAAGCGCATCTACACGTTCTGGGACTACATGCGGAACCGCTGGCCGCGCGATGCGGGCCTGCGGCTCGACCATCTCCTGCTCAGCCCGGCCCTCGCCCCGCGTCTCGCCAAAGCCGGCGTCGACAAGAAGATCCGCGGCGAGGATGGCGCGAGCGACCACGCGCCGACGTGGGTGGTGTTGCGGTGA
- a CDS encoding bifunctional diguanylate cyclase/phosphodiesterase has product MRKGEAMTDPDRKQQAAPPRLRSVVHAMIWATVPVLLLVQLLASAGVEASSFWSQLRQLDARMARVAESRAELIAEPLWKMRYDQVTGVLNEIMHDETIAAAAVYDDTGAAIARVVARSEGQSVAEVSHPIRYSNGNMAVQAGRIAIAYSRTALYADAGSRLMLLLVVGLLATFATLIAMRISANIFIGRPLAAMMSAIQRSKQDGRAYPADVTSSNEFGQLARAFNAMQHTTSGALDRLGHMATHDPLTGLPNRRSLTERLAVTSQNGGAADTPVAFCFIDLDDFKGINDTFGHEAGDAFLVQISQRLRRAVEAEDWVARLGGDEFVVIRPEVRDEQAAHAFAQRVLDAISEPIRLHDKQVVPRASIGLAVRHADDPELSHLPTLADIALYHAKSKAPGTVAVLDEALQRDYRRRRELELAIPTGFAEGQFEVWYQSQVDLDSHEVVGLEALIRWRHPEHGVIGPGEFLPLIERSGNNARLTRYVLTDACRALQQLAAAGRPQIRIAINLPPSELADHSLAAELRATCARFGVAASMLELEITEGSLINNIASASETLHRLRRLGATIALDDFGTGYSSLAHLRRFPLDKVKIDKAFISEIPGSAEDKAIVGVIASLAATLGLTLVAEGIERAEQAAAMREMGVRLGQGFLYQRPQPLEAVLQWLDGQPAAASRVMADSPSITPEFAA; this is encoded by the coding sequence ATGCGCAAGGGTGAGGCGATGACCGATCCGGATCGCAAGCAGCAGGCAGCGCCACCGCGCTTGCGCTCGGTCGTCCACGCGATGATCTGGGCCACCGTGCCCGTTCTGCTGCTGGTGCAATTGCTCGCCTCCGCCGGCGTCGAGGCATCGAGCTTCTGGTCGCAGCTGAGGCAGCTCGACGCCCGCATGGCCCGCGTCGCCGAGAGCCGCGCCGAGCTGATCGCCGAGCCGCTCTGGAAGATGCGTTACGACCAGGTCACGGGCGTGCTCAACGAGATCATGCATGACGAGACCATCGCGGCGGCGGCCGTCTATGACGATACAGGCGCCGCGATCGCCCGTGTGGTCGCGCGCTCGGAAGGCCAGTCGGTTGCTGAGGTCTCGCACCCGATCCGCTACAGCAACGGCAATATGGCCGTTCAGGCCGGCCGCATCGCCATCGCCTATTCGCGTACGGCGCTCTACGCGGATGCGGGCAGCCGCCTGATGCTGCTGCTCGTCGTCGGGCTGCTCGCAACCTTCGCGACCCTGATCGCCATGCGGATCTCCGCCAACATCTTCATCGGCAGGCCGCTCGCGGCCATGATGTCGGCGATCCAGCGCAGCAAGCAGGACGGCCGGGCCTATCCGGCTGATGTCACGTCTTCGAACGAATTCGGCCAGCTCGCGCGCGCCTTCAACGCCATGCAGCACACGACGTCAGGCGCGCTGGACCGGCTCGGGCACATGGCGACGCACGATCCGCTGACCGGGTTGCCGAACCGGCGCTCCCTGACCGAGCGCCTCGCCGTGACGAGCCAGAATGGAGGCGCGGCGGATACGCCGGTCGCGTTCTGCTTCATCGATCTCGACGACTTCAAGGGCATCAACGATACCTTCGGACACGAGGCCGGCGATGCGTTCCTGGTCCAGATCTCGCAGCGCCTTCGTCGCGCGGTCGAAGCCGAGGACTGGGTTGCCCGGCTCGGCGGCGACGAGTTCGTCGTCATTCGCCCCGAGGTGCGCGACGAACAGGCCGCGCACGCATTCGCTCAACGCGTGCTCGATGCCATTTCCGAGCCGATCCGCCTCCACGACAAGCAGGTGGTGCCGCGCGCCAGCATCGGCCTTGCCGTGCGCCACGCCGACGATCCGGAGCTGTCGCATCTGCCGACGCTCGCCGACATCGCGCTCTATCATGCCAAGAGCAAGGCGCCCGGCACGGTCGCTGTGCTGGACGAAGCGCTCCAGCGCGACTATCGCCGCCGCAGGGAACTCGAGCTCGCCATTCCCACCGGCTTTGCCGAGGGCCAGTTCGAGGTCTGGTACCAGAGCCAGGTCGATCTCGACAGCCATGAGGTCGTCGGCCTGGAAGCGCTGATCCGCTGGCGCCATCCCGAGCACGGCGTGATCGGCCCCGGCGAATTCCTGCCGCTGATCGAGCGCAGCGGCAACAATGCGCGGCTGACCCGGTACGTGCTGACAGATGCCTGCCGGGCCTTGCAGCAATTGGCGGCTGCGGGCAGGCCGCAGATCCGGATCGCGATCAATCTGCCGCCGTCCGAGCTTGCCGACCATTCGCTCGCCGCCGAGCTGCGCGCGACCTGCGCGCGCTTCGGTGTCGCGGCATCGATGCTCGAGCTCGAGATCACCGAGGGATCGCTGATCAACAACATCGCCAGCGCCTCCGAAACGCTGCATCGCCTGCGGCGCCTGGGCGCCACGATCGCGCTCGACGATTTCGGCACCGGCTACTCTTCGCTCGCCCATCTGCGCCGGTTTCCGCTCGACAAGGTGAAGATCGACAAGGCATTCATCAGCGAAATTCCCGGCAGCGCGGAGGACAAGGCGATCGTCGGCGTCATCGCATCACTCGCCGCCACGTTGGGACTGACATTGGTCGCCGAAGGCATCGAGCGCGCCGAGCAGGCCGCGGCCATGCGCGAGATGGGCGTGCGGCTCGGACAGGGATTCCTCTACCAGCGGCCGCAGCCGCTCGAGGCCGTGCTGCAATGGCTCGATGGCCAGCCGGCGGCGGCGAGCCGCGTCATGGCTGACAGCCCATCGATCACCCCGGAATTCGCCGCCTGA
- a CDS encoding sulfite exporter TauE/SafE family protein has product MAFLFVLTVGLAAGTISGIVGTGSSIMLMPVLVYAYGPKEAVPIMAVASVMANFSRILAWWREVDWRACAAYSVTGIPAAALGARTLLALPAHAVDLAIGLFLIAMVPVRHWLARHDLKANLWHLAIGGAVIGYLTGIVVSTGPLSVPLFLFYGLSKGAFLATEAASSLGLYFAKSVTFERFGALTGEVFIKGLIAGSSLMSGAFIAKRFVLHLKPDVFRLVMDAIMIAAGLSMLWNAAQP; this is encoded by the coding sequence TTGGCCTTTCTCTTCGTCCTCACCGTCGGTCTCGCCGCCGGCACCATCTCAGGCATCGTCGGCACCGGCTCGTCGATCATGCTGATGCCGGTGCTGGTCTATGCCTACGGGCCGAAGGAGGCCGTGCCGATCATGGCGGTGGCCTCCGTGATGGCGAACTTCTCCCGGATCCTGGCGTGGTGGCGCGAGGTCGATTGGCGGGCCTGTGCGGCCTATTCGGTTACGGGCATTCCGGCGGCGGCGCTCGGCGCGCGGACGTTGCTGGCACTGCCCGCGCATGCCGTCGATCTCGCCATCGGCCTCTTCCTGATCGCGATGGTGCCGGTGCGGCACTGGCTGGCGCGGCACGACCTCAAGGCCAATCTCTGGCATCTTGCGATCGGCGGCGCGGTGATCGGCTATCTCACCGGCATCGTGGTCTCGACCGGGCCGCTCAGCGTGCCGCTGTTCCTGTTCTACGGCCTGTCCAAGGGCGCCTTCCTCGCCACGGAGGCGGCCTCCTCGCTTGGCCTCTATTTCGCGAAGTCAGTGACGTTCGAACGTTTCGGCGCGCTGACTGGCGAGGTCTTCATCAAGGGACTGATCGCGGGCTCCTCGCTGATGTCGGGCGCCTTCATCGCCAAGCGCTTCGTGCTGCACCTGAAGCCGGACGTGTTCCGCCTGGTGATGGACGCGATCATGATCGCCGCCGGGCTCTCGATGCTCTGGAACGCAGCGCAGCCGTAA
- a CDS encoding potassium channel family protein — protein sequence MTITSLRSKVRRLYEGATPDGVRFRYALLVFDIVTVLFIIATSFLQPSGIVETLDVLFGAILLADFSARLLVDRHPLRKFTQLATWADMVAIVSFLAPLAGEAGGFLRILRTLGLLRDYQMLVRLRLDSPFFRRNEDVIFAVTNLAVFIFVMTGIVYETQKFRNDEIRNYADALYFTVTALTTTGFGDITLPGTVGRLITVVIMIFGVTLFFNLARALLSPHKVRFPCPTCGLQRHDADAVHCKACGNVLNIPDEGAT from the coding sequence GTGACCATAACGTCTCTCCGAAGCAAGGTCCGCCGCCTTTACGAGGGCGCAACGCCGGACGGCGTGCGCTTCCGCTATGCGCTGCTCGTCTTCGATATCGTGACGGTGCTGTTCATCATTGCAACCTCGTTCCTGCAGCCCAGTGGCATCGTCGAGACGCTCGATGTTCTGTTCGGCGCCATACTGCTTGCCGACTTCTCGGCTCGGCTCCTGGTCGATCGGCATCCGCTTCGGAAGTTCACCCAGCTCGCGACCTGGGCAGACATGGTCGCGATCGTGTCCTTCCTGGCGCCGCTTGCCGGCGAAGCGGGCGGCTTTCTCCGGATCCTGCGGACGTTGGGGCTGCTTCGCGACTACCAGATGCTGGTGAGGCTCCGCCTCGATTCTCCATTCTTTCGTCGCAATGAAGACGTCATCTTCGCCGTCACGAATCTGGCGGTCTTCATCTTCGTCATGACCGGCATCGTTTACGAGACCCAGAAGTTTCGGAACGATGAGATCCGGAACTATGCCGATGCCCTGTATTTCACCGTCACGGCACTGACGACGACCGGCTTCGGCGACATTACCCTGCCGGGCACGGTCGGCCGCTTGATCACCGTCGTGATCATGATTTTCGGCGTCACGCTGTTCTTCAATCTCGCCCGCGCACTGCTCAGTCCGCACAAGGTGCGATTTCCGTGCCCGACTTGCGGACTCCAGAGGCATGATGCCGACGCCGTCCATTGTAAGGCCTGCGGCAATGTTCTCAATATTCCCGATGAGGGGGCCACCTGA